The proteins below are encoded in one region of Betaproteobacteria bacterium:
- a CDS encoding DUF2235 domain-containing protein encodes MASPLHETADSVCPTVKQTGRNLVVCCDGTGNIWKPGPDKTNVAKLFEVLEKSNSQITYYDPGVGTPDGALSGDEGGGIPYRETLRRLGGLAWGDGVWTNVAEAYTFLLRNYQHGDRIFLFGFSRGAFTARAVSGLIHMFGLLREGHENLIPSILRVYRSKQPSERSKAERARAAKEFKTNFARRFSTSDGATTQHVPIHFIGCWDTVESVGIWQFLGATITSDPSVKPGFHHVRHAMALDELRWSFKPRLYTHPARLPPDVRRRSFKQVWFRGAHSDIGGGYREAGLSNIPLHWMARESYALGLCIDLERLEAGHKTNPFDVLHDQILAMPAWVLAGMFRRGLPRDLQIHDSVYLRESREPHFGLPIPADAIQAETLLTVGAGGSLNGEAEHDIPTVNSLSNSLPKKQSYPRWFLPTLAISGLVSIVLIRSSLGAGVTLATDFQFGVKRGQFSNLGAALSEWQITERVNVTSLLWMDMLFIAAYSVFFTLLLFMLLRWRSERRGYPSPTLGKFACASGLGFPISDLIENCLTFKALDTYLLRDTGAHWISPGLMEGIYSLGTTFAATAKFGFLGLLIAIMFYCLMTGFFGCFPREEHRCSTD; translated from the coding sequence ATGGCTTCTCCACTTCATGAAACAGCAGATTCAGTGTGCCCCACAGTGAAACAAACCGGCCGCAACCTCGTTGTCTGCTGTGACGGTACAGGCAACATCTGGAAACCCGGTCCGGACAAAACCAATGTTGCAAAGCTGTTCGAAGTGCTTGAAAAGTCGAATAGTCAGATTACCTATTACGACCCCGGCGTGGGCACCCCGGACGGCGCTCTTTCCGGCGATGAGGGTGGCGGTATTCCTTACCGCGAGACCTTGCGCCGCCTCGGGGGTTTGGCTTGGGGCGACGGGGTTTGGACGAATGTCGCAGAGGCTTATACCTTCCTGCTCCGCAACTACCAGCATGGCGACCGTATCTTCCTGTTCGGGTTCTCCCGGGGCGCATTTACCGCCCGTGCCGTTTCGGGGCTCATCCACATGTTCGGCCTGCTACGGGAAGGGCACGAGAATCTGATTCCATCGATTCTCCGTGTCTATCGAAGTAAGCAACCGTCTGAACGATCAAAAGCCGAGAGAGCAAGGGCCGCCAAGGAATTCAAGACAAACTTTGCCCGGCGGTTCTCCACCAGCGATGGTGCCACCACACAACACGTTCCGATTCACTTCATCGGTTGCTGGGACACCGTTGAGTCGGTCGGAATTTGGCAATTTCTTGGCGCAACCATTACCAGCGACCCATCCGTCAAACCGGGTTTTCATCACGTACGTCATGCGATGGCACTGGATGAGTTGCGTTGGTCCTTCAAGCCTCGCCTTTACACTCATCCCGCACGATTGCCCCCCGATGTGCGCCGAAGGAGTTTCAAACAGGTCTGGTTTCGTGGTGCTCATTCGGACATTGGCGGCGGCTACCGGGAGGCTGGCTTATCCAACATTCCCCTGCATTGGATGGCTCGGGAATCCTATGCCCTTGGCCTGTGTATCGACCTGGAGCGACTTGAAGCGGGGCACAAGACCAACCCCTTCGATGTGTTGCACGATCAGATACTCGCCATGCCCGCTTGGGTGCTGGCAGGCATGTTCCGGCGTGGCCTTCCACGCGACTTGCAGATTCACGACTCCGTCTACCTGCGTGAAAGTCGGGAGCCCCATTTTGGGCTACCTATCCCCGCAGATGCTATCCAAGCAGAAACGCTTCTTACAGTTGGAGCTGGCGGATCGCTGAACGGGGAAGCCGAGCACGACATTCCTACTGTCAACTCATTATCAAACAGCCTGCCCAAAAAGCAGTCGTACCCCCGCTGGTTCTTGCCAACGCTGGCAATCAGTGGGCTGGTAAGTATCGTCCTGATTCGCTCTAGTTTGGGTGCAGGAGTTACGTTGGCAACTGATTTCCAATTCGGCGTCAAACGTGGCCAATTTTCCAACCTTGGAGCAGCCTTGAGCGAGTGGCAGATTACAGAGCGTGTCAACGTAACGTCACTTCTGTGGATGGATATGCTGTTCATTGCCGCGTATTCGGTGTTTTTCACCTTGCTGCTTTTCATGCTTTTACGCTGGCGTAGCGAGAGGAGAGGTTACCCAAGCCCGACCCTGGGAAAATTTGCATGTGCCTCGGGCCTGGGATTTCCAATTTCCGACCTGATCGAAAACTGTCTGACCTTCAAGGCGCTTGATACCTATCTACTCCGGGATACCGGCGCACACTGGATTTCACCTGGCTTAATGGAAGGCATTTATTCGCTGGGGACAACCTTTGCCGCTACCGCCAAATTTGGTTTTTTGGGATTGCTGATAGCGATAATGTTTTATTGCCTGATGACAGGTTTTTTCGGGTGTTTCCCACGTGAAGAACATAGGTGCTCCACAGATTAA
- a CDS encoding integrase domain-containing protein, which produces MLAGDHFYAPPRRRRSGDGGKHWLGIGARNPPMHEHPGSTESTNKKWKDAMDKQSNGRNDRTTPRHGKRRERSRTYEQPALDDIPLSPKRSGYVLQLILQQHNWQHSSKPKGVSHKTMAERTRFCTWLFDFLRGHPKHFKLDPRSFSGRHVEAVTRYWLEEARAGRLSPATIQTYFSFMKTFAGWIGKPKLLKPIQCYFDDPKLYQRRLAAGVDKSWRAQGVDVDTVIKEVEAYDVHAAASLKLMQAFQLRFKESVMFRPHTDVISAAQAGKSDGDVAFYLDTHRGTKGGRERLFPINTAVREEAIAYALRVALGINESVSDPRLTLQQAIRRLRYVMERFGITRAGLGVVPHGLRHQGAADDYQTITEVPPPIAGGSKVAPALDLQARKEIAARLGHGRISITSVYLGSRRVTPTESPTPVRGPDLHGGNAT; this is translated from the coding sequence ATGCTGGCCGGCGATCACTTTTACGCACCTCCGCGCCGCCGTCGCTCTGGCGATGGCGGCAAACACTGGCTTGGCATCGGCGCCCGGAACCCGCCGATGCACGAACACCCGGGTTCCACCGAATCGACGAATAAAAAATGGAAAGATGCCATGGACAAGCAAAGCAACGGACGGAACGACCGCACCACCCCACGACACGGCAAGCGCCGTGAGCGGTCGCGCACCTACGAACAGCCTGCACTGGACGACATTCCCTTGAGCCCCAAGCGCAGTGGCTACGTACTGCAGTTGATCCTGCAGCAGCACAATTGGCAGCACAGCAGCAAACCCAAGGGCGTGAGCCACAAGACGATGGCGGAGCGCACGCGCTTCTGCACCTGGCTGTTCGATTTTCTGCGCGGGCATCCGAAGCACTTCAAGCTGGACCCGCGCTCCTTCAGCGGTCGCCATGTGGAAGCCGTCACTCGCTACTGGCTGGAGGAAGCGCGTGCCGGACGGCTGAGCCCGGCGACGATCCAGACCTACTTCAGCTTCATGAAAACCTTCGCCGGCTGGATCGGCAAGCCGAAGCTGCTGAAACCAATCCAATGCTACTTCGATGATCCGAAGCTGTATCAACGCCGCTTGGCGGCCGGCGTCGACAAGTCATGGCGCGCCCAGGGCGTCGACGTGGACACCGTCATCAAGGAAGTGGAGGCCTACGACGTGCATGCCGCCGCCTCCCTGAAACTGATGCAGGCATTCCAGTTGCGCTTCAAGGAGAGCGTCATGTTCCGCCCGCATACCGACGTGATCAGTGCCGCACAGGCGGGGAAGTCCGACGGCGATGTTGCCTTTTACCTGGACACGCACCGGGGCACCAAGGGCGGGCGGGAACGCCTGTTTCCCATCAATACCGCGGTGCGGGAGGAAGCCATCGCCTACGCGCTCCGGGTGGCGCTGGGTATCAATGAGAGTGTCAGCGACCCACGCCTGACGCTGCAGCAGGCAATACGGCGGTTGCGCTATGTGATGGAGCGCTTCGGCATCACGCGCGCCGGCTTGGGTGTTGTGCCACACGGTCTGCGACATCAGGGCGCGGCCGACGACTATCAGACCATCACGGAGGTGCCGCCGCCGATCGCTGGCGGTTCAAAGGTGGCCCCGGCGCTCGACTTGCAGGCCCGAAAGGAGATCGCCGCCCGCCTCGGTCACGGGCGTATATCGATTACCAGCGTCTACCTCGGCAGCAGGCGCGTCACGCCCACCGAGTCACCGACACCCGTACGCGGCCCCGACCTCCATGGCGGAAACGCGACCTGA
- a CDS encoding DUF499 domain-containing protein, translating to MIKTVKQACRFNPIIRDYRMSQGIENLADLINDAGDGSEFFSRNFVTHGMDQLFREGLLRLSGKSDQAVFELTQAMGGGKTHMMIALGLLARHPNLRKEVLSADLTSRIEFGHARIAAFNGRNNPDNFIWGEIATQLGAAEAIKPYWANGPKAVDQRQWKEIIGDQPTLILLDELPPYLDNASTQVFGQGTLANMAVYSLSSLMSAALELPNCAIVVANLSGSYKAQTKALADAISNLQQETRRQAMTITPVQLAGNEIYEILKKRLIDELPDERVVSDIAEEYAQQIKKAEDGGYIVASSIEQIAEQVRETYPFHPSFKHLVALFKENEGFRQTRGLMQFTARLLKSVDEREADDVFLIGTQHLNLNDEQVKDEIERIAPKLMPAVTRDISDAGNAIAEHIDGELAGDAAQQLMTLLLSSSLSRAVGGRIGLSESELIEFLAAPQRKPDEFLQALQRLRESAWYLHREEQRFFIKETENLSRQIERNAKEVPQPKVDQALINRLSGILAPVNKIAYQDVQVLPKLDELKLGGPRTLIVIKPDGKVPPSELQNFFDYQQEKNNLLVLSGQDSMLADAVEERLRELYAIEQIHKRLKSGDTLFEEARDRFEESEDRFSKALSAAYNRLYFPANDPVDGRDVLAGVTIDQGLKLGQGDQSAETQIEKLLASPRADYKLVAELGKGNLDECFAQAEEYLWPSGKDNRRTPWKDVATRSKCSPIWPWMPGASGLDTLKTEALKQGRWRLGEDGYIEKGPFPKDKTTVNVSIVNVKPDTGETVLSLTPRHAGDSPIVYWSNKPDVSDKDNKVEDMDNFATGEGTVYFMVKEPTGRYESGPATRWLADLKIRHQVEPAADKRRVTLAATPHADIYYTLDGSNPKDGTLYDAPFEIGSTSCRLLVFARAGEANKTADFQIPASGDRTVQIVDSKPARLQSKRVALDTTDRVFSVINRFRDQPGTRFKGVRVEIGEGENTVTVRFQEREVTAAIIEGVVNSLRDVLKEPDAPLNIAIADGVSFDTGFALKEFAKLAGIELKPGDINQEE from the coding sequence ATGATCAAGACGGTCAAGCAAGCCTGCCGGTTCAACCCCATCATCCGCGACTACCGGATGAGCCAGGGGATCGAGAACCTCGCAGACCTCATCAATGACGCGGGCGACGGCAGCGAGTTCTTCTCGCGCAACTTCGTCACCCACGGCATGGATCAGCTTTTCCGAGAAGGTCTGCTGCGTCTGTCCGGTAAATCGGATCAGGCTGTCTTCGAACTGACCCAGGCGATGGGCGGCGGTAAAACGCACATGATGATCGCGTTGGGATTGCTCGCCCGGCATCCGAACCTGCGCAAGGAAGTTCTGTCTGCCGATCTGACTTCGCGCATCGAATTCGGCCATGCACGCATCGCCGCATTCAACGGCCGCAACAACCCCGACAACTTCATCTGGGGCGAAATCGCCACCCAGCTCGGGGCTGCAGAAGCCATCAAGCCGTATTGGGCGAACGGGCCGAAGGCAGTCGATCAGCGCCAGTGGAAGGAAATCATCGGCGACCAGCCAACCCTAATCCTGCTGGATGAACTGCCGCCCTATCTGGACAACGCCAGCACGCAGGTGTTCGGTCAAGGCACGCTGGCCAACATGGCGGTCTACAGCCTTTCCAGCCTGATGAGCGCCGCACTGGAACTGCCCAACTGCGCCATCGTGGTTGCCAACCTTTCGGGCAGCTACAAAGCCCAGACCAAGGCGCTAGCTGACGCCATCTCCAACCTGCAGCAGGAAACCCGCCGTCAGGCGATGACCATCACGCCGGTGCAACTGGCAGGCAACGAAATCTACGAAATCCTGAAGAAGCGCCTCATCGACGAGCTGCCGGACGAACGTGTCGTTTCCGACATCGCCGAGGAGTACGCGCAGCAGATCAAGAAGGCCGAAGACGGCGGCTACATCGTAGCCAGCAGCATCGAGCAGATCGCCGAGCAGGTGCGGGAAACCTATCCCTTCCACCCGTCCTTCAAGCACCTCGTTGCGCTGTTCAAGGAGAACGAAGGTTTCCGCCAGACCCGGGGCTTGATGCAGTTCACTGCGCGCCTGCTCAAGAGTGTGGATGAGCGTGAGGCTGACGACGTATTCCTGATCGGCACACAGCACCTCAATCTGAACGATGAGCAGGTAAAAGACGAGATTGAGCGCATTGCGCCCAAGCTGATGCCTGCGGTGACACGCGATATCTCTGACGCGGGTAACGCCATCGCCGAGCATATCGACGGAGAATTGGCAGGCGATGCCGCACAGCAGCTCATGACCTTGCTGTTGTCATCCAGCCTGTCGCGCGCCGTAGGTGGGCGCATCGGGCTGTCCGAGAGCGAGTTGATCGAGTTTCTTGCTGCGCCACAGCGCAAGCCCGATGAGTTCCTTCAGGCATTGCAGCGCCTGCGCGAATCTGCCTGGTATCTCCACCGCGAGGAACAACGCTTCTTTATCAAGGAAACCGAGAACCTCTCGCGCCAGATCGAGCGTAACGCCAAGGAAGTCCCGCAACCCAAAGTCGATCAGGCGCTCATCAATCGCCTCTCGGGAATCCTCGCGCCGGTTAACAAAATCGCATATCAGGACGTGCAGGTGCTGCCCAAGCTGGATGAACTCAAGCTCGGCGGTCCGCGCACGCTCATCGTCATCAAGCCGGATGGCAAGGTGCCACCCAGTGAATTGCAGAACTTCTTCGACTACCAGCAGGAAAAGAACAATCTGCTAGTGCTGAGCGGTCAGGACAGCATGCTGGCCGACGCGGTTGAGGAACGGCTCCGCGAGTTGTATGCCATTGAGCAGATCCACAAGCGCCTCAAATCCGGAGACACACTGTTCGAGGAGGCCCGCGACCGTTTTGAAGAGTCCGAAGATCGCTTCAGCAAGGCGCTGTCGGCAGCCTACAACCGCCTCTACTTTCCGGCCAATGATCCGGTGGATGGACGTGACGTGCTGGCCGGGGTAACCATCGATCAGGGCCTCAAGCTTGGTCAAGGCGACCAATCCGCCGAAACGCAGATCGAGAAACTGCTGGCCAGCCCGCGAGCCGACTACAAGCTCGTGGCCGAACTGGGCAAGGGCAACCTCGACGAATGCTTCGCGCAGGCCGAGGAGTACCTGTGGCCGTCCGGTAAGGACAACCGTCGCACCCCATGGAAGGATGTCGCCACTCGATCCAAGTGCTCTCCCATCTGGCCGTGGATGCCGGGTGCAAGTGGCCTGGATACGCTCAAGACCGAAGCTCTGAAACAAGGCCGCTGGCGCTTGGGCGAGGACGGCTACATCGAGAAGGGGCCCTTTCCCAAGGACAAGACTACCGTCAACGTCTCTATAGTCAATGTCAAACCGGATACTGGCGAAACGGTGCTGAGCCTCACGCCACGTCACGCGGGTGACAGCCCGATCGTTTACTGGTCGAACAAACCTGATGTGTCCGACAAGGACAACAAAGTCGAAGACATGGACAACTTCGCCACCGGCGAGGGCACGGTTTACTTTATGGTGAAAGAGCCGACCGGGCGCTATGAAAGCGGCCCGGCCACCCGCTGGCTCGCCGACCTCAAGATTCGTCATCAGGTCGAACCAGCTGCTGACAAGCGGCGTGTCACCCTTGCCGCCACGCCGCACGCTGACATCTACTACACCCTGGACGGCTCCAACCCAAAGGACGGCACCCTCTACGACGCGCCGTTCGAAATCGGTTCCACAAGCTGCCGCCTGCTGGTGTTCGCCCGCGCGGGCGAGGCCAACAAGACGGCGGACTTCCAGATCCCGGCCAGCGGCGATAGGACGGTGCAGATCGTCGACAGCAAGCCCGCACGCCTGCAAAGCAAGCGCGTTGCTCTCGACACCACCGACCGCGTCTTCAGTGTCATCAACCGCTTCCGCGATCAGCCGGGCACGCGTTTCAAGGGTGTGCGCGTCGAGATCGGTGAGGGTGAAAACACCGTGACCGTGCGCTTCCAGGAGCGCGAAGTCACTGCCGCCATCATCGAAGGTGTGGTTAACAGCCTACGCGACGTGCTCAAGGAGCCCGACGCCCCGCTCAACATTGCCATAGCCGACGGCGTTTCCTTCGATACCGGCTTTGCGCTCAAAGAGTTCGCCAAGCTCGCCGGGATCGAGCTGAAGCCGGGCGACATCAATCAGGAGGAATGA
- a CDS encoding DUF3780 domain-containing protein has translation MAKAAGNTPSPKAREQVLHTLGFGVPATSDPHHFKIIIPKASTGKVQFSECLGLQAASNDNAVIDRVLLDRPRWTAIRAEVQRAFNARLAAHGIKPGAWKVGDNPVDRLLGKELCVLAWAVEQMEMEKIPVAVRNWLALRPEERWWLFGMTAMSTGGVMDAGKGWREALKHALGDVAQSEMLAPRARRGKPELEIAQASLGLFGDEAS, from the coding sequence ATGGCTAAAGCCGCAGGCAACACACCATCACCCAAGGCGCGTGAGCAAGTGCTGCACACGCTGGGTTTTGGCGTGCCTGCGACTTCTGATCCGCATCACTTCAAGATCATCATTCCAAAGGCCAGCACAGGCAAGGTTCAGTTCAGCGAATGCCTTGGCTTGCAGGCGGCAAGCAACGACAACGCGGTGATCGACCGCGTTCTGCTGGATCGCCCGCGCTGGACGGCCATTCGCGCCGAGGTGCAACGCGCCTTCAACGCCCGTTTAGCCGCGCATGGCATCAAACCTGGCGCGTGGAAGGTCGGTGACAACCCGGTGGATCGCCTGCTCGGCAAGGAATTGTGCGTACTGGCCTGGGCTGTCGAGCAGATGGAGATGGAGAAAATTCCGGTGGCTGTGCGCAACTGGCTGGCGTTGCGCCCGGAAGAACGCTGGTGGCTGTTTGGCATGACCGCCATGAGCACCGGCGGGGTGATGGATGCGGGCAAGGGTTGGCGCGAGGCGCTCAAGCATGCCTTGGGCGATGTGGCGCAGAGCGAAATGCTTGCTCCTCGTGCCCGACGTGGCAAGCCTGAGCTGGAAATTGCCCAGGCCTCGTTGGGTCTGTTCGGAGACGAAGCGTCATGA
- a CDS encoding DUF4433 domain-containing protein, with protein MLVPPQPKIYHIAHVDRLPSIVADGFLWCDAEIVRRMPPGTTIGMNGIKQRRLNELHLSSHPDLHVGDCVPFYFCPRSVMLYLIYQGNHPEMAYRGGQGPVVHLEADLSAVVAWANAQAVRWAFTLSNAGSYFFEDRNDLARLNEINWTAVQARDWRAHKEGKQAEFLLAQRFPWHLIERIGVNSAAVYGQVVNALPAHGHRPPVEVRPDWYY; from the coding sequence GTGCTCGTGCCACCGCAGCCCAAGATCTACCACATCGCCCATGTGGATCGTCTGCCCTCCATCGTGGCGGACGGTTTTCTGTGGTGCGATGCGGAGATCGTCCGACGCATGCCGCCGGGCACCACCATCGGCATGAATGGCATCAAGCAGCGGCGCTTGAATGAACTGCACCTCAGCAGCCACCCCGACCTTCACGTCGGTGACTGTGTGCCGTTTTACTTCTGTCCGCGCTCCGTCATGCTCTACTTGATCTATCAGGGCAACCATCCGGAGATGGCCTATCGCGGCGGGCAAGGGCCTGTAGTGCATTTAGAGGCCGATCTGAGTGCGGTCGTTGCGTGGGCCAACGCGCAAGCTGTGCGCTGGGCATTTACCCTCTCGAACGCGGGTTCGTACTTCTTCGAAGACCGTAACGACCTCGCGCGTCTGAACGAGATCAACTGGACTGCTGTACAAGCTCGCGACTGGCGGGCGCACAAAGAAGGCAAGCAAGCCGAGTTCCTGTTGGCACAGCGCTTCCCCTGGCATTTGATCGAACGCATCGGCGTTAACTCGGCGGCCGTCTACGGTCAAGTTGTTAACGCCCTTCCGGCTCACGGACACCGGCCACCGGTCGAAGTGCGCCCGGACTGGTATTACTGA
- a CDS encoding macro domain-containing protein produces MIEYTSGDILQCEADALVNTVNCVGVMGRGIALQFKNVYPDNFKAYEAACKREAVQPGRMFVFDTGQLTLPRFIINFPTKRHWRGKSRIEDIETGLADLVNVIRANGIRSIAIPPLGAGLGGLDWNEVRPRIARALAELADVRVLVFEPKGAPANDKMAHVREVPKMTAGRAALVELMQRYLGGLLDPFVTLLEVHKLMYFMQEAGEPLRLQYIKHHYGPYAENLRHVLKAVEGHLIAGYADGGDAPDKPLTLVPGAVEDAKNYLDQHDISRAHFERVTKLVEGFESPYGLELLATVHWVMSREGATQHESVERRVYDWNARKRQFTPRQLVIAEERLRSQGWLAH; encoded by the coding sequence ATGATCGAGTACACATCGGGTGACATCCTCCAATGTGAGGCAGACGCACTGGTCAACACCGTCAATTGCGTCGGTGTGATGGGGCGTGGCATCGCCTTACAGTTCAAGAATGTTTACCCGGACAACTTCAAGGCTTACGAAGCTGCTTGCAAGCGCGAAGCCGTGCAGCCTGGCCGCATGTTCGTTTTTGATACGGGGCAGCTCACCTTGCCGCGCTTCATCATCAACTTCCCAACCAAGCGCCACTGGCGTGGCAAGAGCCGCATCGAGGATATCGAGACGGGCCTTGCCGATCTGGTCAATGTCATCCGTGCCAATGGCATTCGCTCCATCGCGATCCCGCCGCTGGGGGCAGGCTTGGGCGGGCTGGACTGGAACGAGGTGCGTCCCCGCATCGCACGTGCGCTGGCAGAGCTTGCCGACGTGCGAGTGCTGGTGTTCGAGCCCAAAGGGGCTCCGGCCAACGACAAGATGGCGCATGTGCGCGAGGTGCCCAAGATGACGGCGGGTCGCGCCGCCTTGGTGGAACTGATGCAGCGCTATCTCGGGGGCCTGCTCGACCCCTTTGTCACTCTGCTGGAAGTCCACAAGCTGATGTACTTCATGCAGGAGGCTGGTGAGCCGCTGCGTCTCCAGTACATCAAGCATCACTACGGCCCCTATGCCGAGAATCTTCGGCATGTACTAAAAGCGGTGGAAGGTCATTTGATCGCAGGTTATGCCGATGGCGGCGATGCGCCGGACAAACCACTCACACTGGTGCCCGGAGCAGTGGAAGACGCCAAGAACTACCTGGATCAACACGACATCAGTCGCGCCCACTTTGAACGTGTGACCAAACTGGTAGAAGGCTTCGAGTCACCCTACGGGCTGGAACTTCTGGCGACTGTACATTGGGTGATGAGCCGCGAGGGTGCCACACAGCACGAGAGCGTGGAACGCCGGGTCTACGACTGGAATGCACGCAAGCGGCAATTCACGCCTCGCCAGCTTGTCATTGCCGAAGAGCGCCTGCGCTCCCAAGGCTGGCTAGCGCATTAA